A single region of the Brienomyrus brachyistius isolate T26 chromosome 10, BBRACH_0.4, whole genome shotgun sequence genome encodes:
- the zgc:85858 gene encoding stress-associated endoplasmic reticulum protein 1: MSAVQRMKVANEKHSKTITQRGHVQRTTRVVNEDKSPVGPWLLAFFVFVVCGSAIFQIIQSIRQGL; this comes from the exons ATGTCGGCTGTCCAGCGGATGAAAGTGGCCAACGAGAAGCACAGCAAGACCATCACGCAGCGCGGACACGTCCAGAGAACCACG AGAGTGGTGAATGAGGACAAGTCCCCCGTGGGACCCTGGCTGTTGGCCTTCTTTGTCTTTGTGGTGTGTGGATCAG CTATTTTCCAGATTATCCAAAGCATCAGACAGGGCTTGTGA